A section of the Streptomyces sp. NBC_01591 genome encodes:
- a CDS encoding IS110 family transposase, with the protein MILLGVDPHKSTHTATAVEPVSNQQVGSMRIEASLADYRRLLAWAKRWPQRKWAVENANGLGRHLAQWLIARGESVVDVPAAATSRVRELSRGGRRKNDQIDAAAAATVAYLQGEGRDLAPEDHTTALALLDERRVNLAQARVRTVNQLHALLRDLLPGGAPPQLSADLAAKLLRSVRPAGDIETVRKDIAWDLVAEIRKLDKQLTDNAARMQSLVEASSSTLMDTPGIGPVMAARLIGRTGRAHRFSTSAAFANYAGAAPVEIASADKARHRLSRSGDRQLNSVLHTIAVVQIRMPKSPGHAYYQRKLSEGKTPKEAKRCLKRRLADHVWRVMIADERKAKPLPIQGT; encoded by the coding sequence GTGATACTGCTCGGTGTCGACCCACACAAGTCCACCCACACCGCCACCGCCGTCGAGCCGGTCTCGAACCAGCAGGTCGGGTCGATGCGGATCGAGGCCAGTCTGGCGGACTACCGGCGGCTGCTGGCCTGGGCCAAGCGGTGGCCACAGCGGAAGTGGGCTGTGGAGAACGCCAACGGCCTGGGCCGGCATCTCGCCCAGTGGCTCATCGCCCGCGGTGAGAGCGTCGTCGACGTGCCTGCCGCGGCGACCAGCCGGGTGCGCGAACTTTCCCGCGGTGGACGGCGTAAGAACGACCAGATAGACGCAGCGGCCGCAGCCACCGTTGCTTATCTGCAGGGAGAAGGGCGGGATCTCGCGCCCGAGGATCACACCACGGCGCTGGCCCTCCTGGACGAACGGCGTGTGAACCTGGCCCAGGCCCGGGTGCGCACGGTCAACCAGCTCCACGCGCTGCTGCGTGACCTGCTGCCCGGCGGCGCCCCGCCACAGCTGTCCGCGGACCTGGCCGCCAAACTGCTGCGATCCGTCCGCCCCGCCGGCGATATCGAGACCGTCCGGAAGGACATCGCCTGGGACCTGGTCGCCGAGATCCGGAAACTGGACAAGCAGCTCACGGACAACGCTGCCCGGATGCAGAGCCTGGTAGAGGCATCGAGCAGCACGCTGATGGACACCCCGGGCATCGGGCCGGTCATGGCCGCTCGGCTGATCGGCCGCACCGGACGGGCTCACCGCTTCTCCACCTCGGCGGCATTCGCGAACTATGCCGGTGCCGCCCCGGTGGAGATCGCCAGCGCGGACAAAGCCCGCCACCGGCTCTCCCGCTCCGGCGACCGCCAGCTCAACTCCGTCCTCCACACCATCGCGGTCGTGCAGATACGGATGCCGAAATCACCCGGACACGCCTACTACCAGCGCAAACTCTCCGAGGGTAAGACGCCGAAGGAAGCGAAGCGGTGCCTGAAACGCCGCCTGGCCGACCACGTGTGGCGCGTCATGATCGCCGATGAGCGAAAAGCCAAGCCGCTCCCTATCCAAGGGACTTGA
- a CDS encoding tyrosine-type recombinase/integrase, which yields MADEPGPAVGLTGTGIFISLTYGSLIASSDGHGFTYWLFITMLVACNIGAFCVTLYVLVRGAVGRRRTWVDSLPEFLVPTVVTVKDRQVTQMLPFDKAKIFPYAYRHTYAQRHADAGVAPDALQSLMDHRQLTTTQQYYRNSQELHQTGEKPQVARSGRGLTRTPSSCNLAS from the coding sequence GTGGCCGACGAGCCGGGACCTGCTGTCGGGCTCACCGGCACCGGCATCTTCATCAGCCTCACCTACGGATCCCTCATCGCCTCGTCCGACGGCCACGGCTTCACCTACTGGCTGTTCATCACCATGCTCGTCGCCTGCAACATCGGTGCCTTCTGTGTGACTCTCTACGTCCTCGTCCGCGGCGCGGTCGGGCGCCGTCGAACCTGGGTGGATTCACTGCCCGAGTTCCTGGTCCCCACCGTGGTCACAGTCAAGGACCGCCAGGTCACCCAGATGCTGCCGTTCGACAAGGCTAAGATTTTTCCCTACGCCTACCGACACACCTACGCTCAGCGGCACGCTGACGCCGGCGTCGCTCCCGATGCTCTGCAGTCACTCATGGACCATCGTCAACTGACGACCACCCAGCAGTACTACCGGAACTCTCAGGAATTGCATCAGACGGGCGAGAAACCGCAGGTCGCGAGGTCAGGGCGGGGCCTGACAAGGACTCCATCCTCCTGCAACTTGGCGTCCTGA
- a CDS encoding tyrosine-type recombinase/integrase, whose amino-acid sequence MQRFLDYADDQVERAVRAKRKGALAAYRDATLFKVIYGWGLRRTETSKLDVVDFGRNAKAPQFGRYGTLNVRYGKAKKGQPPRRRNVLSVMDWAVDAVADYVENVRPRFGCEDHPALWVTERGGRVKPAEINARFVAYRDALKLPKALTVHSARHSYVTHLTEDGVDRRFLQQQVGHENDSSTAIYTHVSDDFMNTMLHKALAPALAPIPADKDR is encoded by the coding sequence ATCCAGCGCTTCCTCGACTACGCCGACGACCAGGTCGAACGGGCGGTCCGGGCCAAGCGCAAGGGAGCCCTCGCCGCCTACCGCGACGCCACCCTCTTCAAGGTCATCTACGGGTGGGGTCTGCGCCGGACCGAGACATCGAAGCTGGATGTGGTGGACTTCGGGCGGAACGCGAAGGCTCCGCAGTTCGGCCGGTACGGCACACTCAACGTCCGCTACGGCAAAGCGAAGAAGGGTCAGCCACCGCGTCGTCGGAACGTGTTGTCGGTGATGGACTGGGCGGTGGATGCGGTCGCCGACTACGTGGAGAACGTACGGCCGCGGTTCGGCTGCGAGGACCACCCCGCGTTGTGGGTGACCGAGAGGGGCGGCCGGGTCAAGCCGGCGGAGATCAATGCCCGGTTCGTCGCCTACCGCGACGCACTGAAGCTCCCGAAGGCGCTGACGGTCCACTCCGCTCGCCATTCTTACGTCACCCACCTCACGGAGGACGGGGTTGACCGGCGGTTTCTGCAGCAGCAAGTCGGTCACGAGAATGACAGCTCTACCGCCATCTACACCCACGTCAGCGACGACTTCATGAACACGATGCTCCACAAGGCACTTGCTCCCGCGCTCGCCCCGATCCCCGCAGACAAGGACCGCTGA
- a CDS encoding helix-turn-helix domain-containing protein produces the protein MAAKLDYHWHLRKVMADRGLFSTTDLIPLLDKRGITLSSSQVYRLVVERPERLSLKILMALLDILNCTMDDLIEPVAAAGSGPTTRTRKAVGAETGVGDLRPKRARIRGLERP, from the coding sequence ATGGCCGCGAAGCTCGACTACCACTGGCACCTGCGCAAGGTCATGGCCGACCGTGGGCTCTTCTCCACCACCGACCTCATCCCGCTACTGGACAAACGGGGCATCACCCTGTCGTCCAGCCAGGTCTACCGGCTCGTCGTCGAGCGCCCCGAGCGGCTCAGCCTGAAGATCCTCATGGCCCTGCTCGACATCCTTAACTGCACCATGGACGACCTCATCGAGCCCGTCGCCGCAGCAGGTTCCGGACCAACTACCCGGACAAGGAAGGCCGTTGGTGCCGAGACAGGTGTCGGTGACCTGCGACCCAAGCGAGCCCGCATCCGCGGTCTCGAGCGGCCGTGA
- a CDS encoding site-specific integrase codes for MTTPGLPDRAVCDPIGLIVDLVAAVEHQLEPDRIRAVVASVAGGRSKSRRLAAHLSEHPRVLNDGRSPAPRAVGDLLIALREAGAQRVSPPCCAECGRQMRTLQRRGQDWYCWNCGPQPEPCAACGNARRVASRDRAGRPRCGKCPDTDGRDPIAVIGALIAALDPQAGRETIADAVRRSAPRPSYQQKLAWTLESNPALLTGEGHLAPHRAVLKLIDLLHEAGIAGIVRPSCPGCHRVVRIDKPLDGKRVCRMCISHSRIEECSGCGARREPATRDDQGRPVCPNCLVSAPANLETCINCGRRKVVNTRTPDGPLCASCPSLPTATCSICDAEKPCGTSRTTGRPWCLDCQHRSAPCSACGGVAAVVSGTLDQPLCTDCTALEVWHTCPTCSDPDYPHPGQCARCLINRRLNELLGPPSDALHPALEVLRNNIATAEHPITAKRWLNKPSVSPVLADLAASRRALTHEALDELPDSPPLAHLRQVLVGVGALSERDEYMVRLERFLTGLLASQQDPEQRKVLHRYAIWHLVRRLRRRSNSRPLTPQQFMSARQRTHAAVAFLTWLKAHDLALETCQQADLDQWLTDDSATYRHTAGHFIRWARTNKLTTVHVPAVRWHGPTQPLDDEHRWNVARRLLHDDTLKPEDRLAGLLLLLYAQGPSAISRLTTEDVEASAQEVRLHLGDAPVRLPEPVAALARLVAANRKGHATIGALTPSPWLFPGGQPGRPISTTQLTQRLNQLGIRPNQARSTALFQLATEIPAGILARTLGIHTDVAVAWQRLSAGDWATYAAEISHRTSRHDHEIASGDRCRDSRHE; via the coding sequence GTGACCACACCCGGGCTCCCCGATCGGGCCGTCTGCGACCCGATCGGGCTCATCGTGGACCTGGTCGCGGCCGTCGAACATCAGCTGGAGCCTGACCGGATCCGTGCCGTGGTCGCCAGCGTCGCGGGCGGCCGCTCGAAGTCACGCCGCCTCGCGGCACATCTCTCTGAGCATCCTCGCGTGCTGAACGACGGTCGCTCGCCGGCGCCCAGGGCCGTCGGCGACCTGCTCATCGCCCTGCGTGAGGCCGGGGCCCAGAGGGTCTCGCCGCCGTGTTGCGCCGAGTGCGGCAGGCAGATGCGAACTCTCCAGCGCCGCGGTCAGGACTGGTACTGCTGGAACTGCGGGCCGCAGCCCGAGCCATGTGCTGCCTGCGGAAACGCCCGCCGGGTCGCTTCACGCGACCGGGCCGGGCGGCCACGATGCGGCAAGTGCCCGGACACCGACGGACGTGACCCCATCGCAGTGATCGGCGCCCTGATCGCCGCGCTGGACCCGCAGGCCGGACGAGAGACGATCGCCGACGCGGTCCGCCGATCGGCGCCTCGTCCCTCCTACCAGCAGAAACTCGCCTGGACCCTGGAATCCAACCCCGCTCTGTTGACCGGGGAAGGCCACCTTGCACCCCACCGCGCGGTCCTCAAACTGATCGACCTGCTGCACGAGGCCGGCATCGCCGGGATCGTCCGGCCCTCCTGCCCCGGCTGCCACAGAGTCGTACGCATCGACAAGCCTCTGGACGGAAAGCGGGTCTGCCGCATGTGCATCTCCCACTCCCGCATCGAGGAGTGCTCGGGATGCGGAGCCCGCCGAGAGCCCGCCACCCGCGACGACCAAGGCCGGCCAGTGTGTCCGAACTGCCTGGTCAGTGCCCCGGCGAACCTGGAGACCTGCATCAACTGCGGCCGGCGAAAGGTCGTGAACACCCGCACACCGGACGGTCCGCTCTGCGCGAGCTGCCCCTCTTTGCCCACCGCGACTTGCAGCATCTGCGACGCGGAAAAGCCCTGCGGCACCTCCCGCACCACGGGTCGGCCATGGTGCCTGGACTGCCAGCATCGCTCAGCGCCGTGCTCGGCCTGCGGCGGCGTCGCGGCGGTCGTCTCCGGCACTCTCGACCAGCCCCTTTGCACGGACTGCACCGCGCTTGAGGTCTGGCACACCTGTCCCACCTGCAGCGATCCCGACTACCCGCACCCCGGCCAGTGCGCTCGCTGTCTCATCAACCGGCGCCTCAACGAGCTCCTGGGCCCTCCATCCGATGCCCTCCACCCCGCTCTCGAAGTCCTGCGGAACAACATCGCCACCGCCGAGCACCCCATCACCGCCAAGCGGTGGCTGAACAAGCCGTCCGTGTCTCCGGTTCTGGCCGACCTCGCGGCCAGCAGACGAGCCCTGACTCACGAGGCCCTCGACGAGCTGCCCGACAGCCCACCTCTCGCTCACCTCCGCCAAGTCCTCGTCGGCGTCGGTGCACTGTCCGAGCGGGACGAGTACATGGTCCGCCTCGAACGCTTCCTCACCGGCCTTCTTGCATCACAGCAAGACCCCGAACAGCGCAAAGTCCTGCACCGGTACGCGATATGGCACCTGGTCCGGCGACTACGTCGACGCAGCAACAGCCGACCCCTGACCCCGCAGCAGTTCATGTCCGCGCGTCAACGAACCCACGCGGCCGTCGCCTTCCTGACCTGGCTGAAAGCTCACGACCTCGCCTTGGAGACCTGCCAGCAGGCCGACCTCGACCAGTGGCTCACCGACGACTCCGCCACCTACCGCCACACGGCCGGACACTTCATCCGCTGGGCTCGCACCAACAAGCTCACCACCGTCCACGTCCCCGCCGTCCGCTGGCACGGCCCCACCCAGCCACTCGATGACGAGCATCGATGGAACGTCGCACGCCGACTCCTGCACGACGACACCCTCAAACCAGAAGACCGCCTCGCAGGACTCCTTCTCCTCCTTTACGCCCAAGGACCGTCAGCGATCAGCCGGTTGACCACCGAGGACGTCGAGGCCAGCGCCCAGGAAGTACGTCTCCACCTTGGCGATGCCCCCGTCCGGTTGCCCGAGCCCGTCGCCGCACTGGCCCGCCTGGTTGCCGCGAACCGCAAGGGTCACGCCACCATCGGGGCCTTGACTCCGTCTCCATGGCTCTTCCCTGGCGGCCAGCCCGGACGGCCGATCAGCACCACACAGCTGACCCAGCGGCTGAACCAGCTCGGGATCCGGCCCAATCAGGCCCGCAGCACCGCGCTCTTCCAGCTCGCCACCGAGATCCCGGCCGGGATCCTCGCCCGCACGCTCGGCATCCACACCGATGTCGCTGTCGCCTGGCAACGTCTCTCCGCGGGCGACTGGGCCACCTACGCAGCCGAGATCAGCCACAGAACAAGTCGCCACGACCACGAAATCGCGTCCGGCGACCGGTGCCGCGACTCACGACACGAATGA
- a CDS encoding DUF6262 family protein, which yields MTNPMIDGKRADSARRRERVLKAIDTAAKNGGDITVSGLARAARVDRTFLYRHRDLLERVHAAANTPVNEGRIAAVSRASLQADLTNALDRNKRLAARVRHLESRLSSQLGEAIWAESGLGTPVDIDRLQHRIALLEQELATKQGELEERTEELDASRAANRELTRSLNYRP from the coding sequence ATGACCAATCCCATGATCGATGGAAAACGCGCAGACTCGGCCCGCCGCCGCGAACGCGTCCTCAAAGCCATCGACACCGCCGCCAAGAACGGCGGAGACATCACCGTTTCCGGTCTCGCCAGAGCCGCCCGAGTCGATCGCACCTTCCTCTATCGCCACCGCGACCTACTCGAACGCGTCCATGCCGCCGCCAACACCCCTGTCAATGAGGGGCGAATCGCCGCGGTCAGCCGGGCTTCGCTCCAGGCTGACCTCACAAACGCGCTCGACCGTAACAAGCGCCTTGCGGCACGAGTCCGACATCTAGAGAGCCGGTTGTCCTCCCAACTCGGAGAGGCCATCTGGGCCGAATCCGGCCTCGGCACCCCGGTCGACATCGACCGGCTCCAACACCGCATCGCCCTCCTCGAACAAGAGCTCGCCACCAAGCAGGGCGAACTTGAAGAACGAACAGAAGAGTTGGATGCCTCGCGGGCGGCCAACCGGGAGTTGACCCGATCCCTAAATTACCGGCCTTGA